In Malania oleifera isolate guangnan ecotype guangnan chromosome 8, ASM2987363v1, whole genome shotgun sequence, a single window of DNA contains:
- the LOC131161605 gene encoding uncharacterized protein LOC131161605 produces the protein MGVLLRPPPSRTPLSISSNLMALAAAATTTACTSKLPSAVLFSSSSPHRLKSPLIPRALAASTRHSHATSLSISVGKFKCKSTEISEVESSSASIDSGGSDDGMNWVPVVPLAALPKGERRVLVQDGEAILLLWYKDEVFAIENRSPAEGAYTEGLLNAKLTQDGSIVCPTTDSTFDLRTGAIKDWYPKNPVLRALTPALRTLFVYPVKTDDENIYISIRSGLKSDAAAEIVFSGKAQPGVTATDVNVEEVRMVIDEDVGGFGFTGKNELINGKAAVIGFLLLLDFELLTGKGLLKGTGFLDFLYNAADAFK, from the exons ATGGGGGTTCTCCTCCGTCCTCCTCCGTCTCGCACCCCTCTCTCTATCTCCTCCAATCTGATGGCCTTAGCCGCCGCCGCCACCACCACCGCCTGCACTTCCAAGCTCCCGTCCGCAGTGCTTTTTAGTTCATCCTCCCCGCACCGCCTCAAGTCACCGCTGATTCCTCGCGCACTCGCCGCCTCAACTAGGCACTCCCATGCAACCTCATTATCCATATCTGTTGGTAAATTTAAGTGCAAGTCCACCGAAATTTCGGAGGTGGAATCGTCTTCGGCCTCCATAGACAGCGGTGGTAGCGACGATGGGATGAATTGGGTGCCGGTGGTGCCACTTGCGGCGCTGCCCAAAGGGGAGCGGCGCGTCCTAGTACAAGACGGGGAAGCAATTCTGTTGCTTTGGTACAAGGATGAGGTTTTTGCTATTGAGAATAGGTCTCCTGCTGAAGGGGCTTACACCGAAGGCTTGCTCAACGCAAAACTCActcag GATGGTAGTATAGTTTGCCCAACAACTGATAGCACATTTGATCTACGGACTGGAGCAATCAAGGATTGGTATCCAAAGAACCCGGTGCTGAGAGCCCTTACACCTGCTTTGAGGACACTCTTTGTTTATCCTGTGAAAACAGATGATGAAAATATTTACATCAGCATTAGATCAGGTTTAAAATCTGATGCAGCTGCAGAGATTGTCTTTAGCGGGAAGGCTCAGCCTGGTGTAACTGCAACAGACGTAAATGTGGAGGAG GTGAGAATGGTGATTGATGAAGATGTTGGAGGGTTTGGTTTCACTGGGAAGAATGAGTTGATAAATGGGAAAGCAGCTGTAATTGGCTTTCTATTGTTGTTAGATTTTGAACTTTTGACAGGGAAAGGTCTCCTCAAGGGAACAGGCTTTTTGGATTTTCTTTATAACGCTGCTGATGCTTTCAAGTAG
- the LOC131161606 gene encoding uncharacterized protein LOC131161606, with protein MKKKGIKALCSNHASTSTLNQPNPPSLEDMILQLQLQEELARKVNNYNNIINADNDDSNYKLAYFFNDDQRRRSCVNNSDILRSAKNALNQYPRFSLDGKDAMYTSSFSRNVVLGAPAVGAGGRKPGNGFGAAEGLPRTVAGEAVVWCEPGVVAKLMGLEAVPVPVRGGRRRMMSSVIKRQNLRRRSVEVEGRELKEKRSGRRRSCPKKTDYCVLKPTVNGAAASPTGPQFL; from the coding sequence ATGAAGAAGAAAGGCATCAAAGCTTTGTGCAGCAACCACGCCTCAACCTCTACCCTCAACCAACCCAATCCACCATCCCTGGAGGACATGATTCTGCAGCTCCAATTACAAGAAGAACTCGCCAGAAAAGtcaataattataataatattattaatgccGACAACGATGATAGTAATTATAAGCTCGCGTACTTCTTCAACGACGATCAACGCAGGAGGTCGTGCGTTAACAATTCCGACATCTTGCGCTCCGCCAAGAACGCCTTGAACCAGTACCCGCGGTTTTCCCTCGACGGCAAGGACGCCATGTACACCTCTTCCTTCTCCAGAAACGTCGTCCTGGGGGCTCCGGCGGTCGGTGCCGGAGGCAGAAAACCGGGTAACGGGTTTGGGGCGGCGGAGGGTCTGCCGCGGACGGTGGCGGGGGAGGCGGTGGTTTGGTGCGAGCCGGGGGTGGTGGCTAAGTTGATGGGGCTTGAGGCGGTGCCTGTGCCGGTGAGGGGAGGGAGAAGAAGGATGATGAGTTCTGTTATTAAGAGGCAGAATCTGAGGAGGAGATCGGTTGAAGTTGAAGGTCGTGAGTTAAAGGAGAAGAGATCTGGACGACGTCGTTCCTGCCCAAAGAAAACCGACTATTGCGTTTTGAAGCCGACGGTGAACGGAGCGGCGGCGTCGCCAACCGGCCCGCAGTTTCTTTAG